ttgtacgagttcaatttttttttgcaatcggacatttggttccagagatatgtgaaatacgaacatgaagtgcattttcagaaaactaacaaaataatgtcacatgaatatctcagccgtctgtaaaccaatttgcatgattttatctttaaacgaaagctatgactttgccattgaacccattgtattttgtttttgcaattagacattgggttccggagatatctctgaaacacgaacataaagcattagacgtatcaacttcacacattggtaaaatatgtcccatcaagatctcagtcgtccttggaccgatttgtgcgatttatctttaaacgaaagctatgtttttgtcattggacccattaatttttttctgcaatcggaaattcggtttcagagatatctgtgaaatacgaatatgagacatattttcagactactaatgaagaattgtcacaccaatatctcagccgtctatgactcGATTTGAACtattttgggcttaaacagaagctgtaatattgccatttaaggcggcaaatcaaatctgcagcctttttgtatttttttaaaattgttaaatttccagaaatatcctttttacccttcttacaccctaagaagggtataaagatcgcttgaaaaaccgactttttatccgaggctcagagacccaaatcgtatataccaatccagtcagctcgacgaactgagcacatgtatgtatgtgtgtgtgtgtgtgcgtgtgtgcgtatgtatgtgcgttacaaaaatctcacatcaagatctcagccatccgtggaccgatttgcacgattttaacactaaacgaaagctatgactttgtcattgtacgagttcaattttttgcaatcggacatttggttccagagatatgtgagaaatacgaacatgaagtgcattttcagaaaactaacaaaataatgtcacatgaatatctcagccgtctgtaaaccaatttgcatgattttatctttaaacgaaagctatgactttgccattgcacccattgtattttgtttttgcaattagacattgggttccgagatatctctgaaacacgaacataaagcattagacgtatcaacttcacacattggtaaaatatgtcccatcaagatctcagtcgtccttggaccgatttgtgcgattttatctttaaacgaaagctatgttttgtcattggacccattcattttttctgcaattggaaattcggtttcagagatatctgtgaaatacgaatatgagacatattttcagactactaatgaagaattgtcacaccaatatctcagccgtctatgactcGATTTGAACtattttgggcttaaacagaagctgtaatattgccatttaaggcggcaaatcaaatctgcagcctttttgtatttttttaaaattgttaaatttccagaaatatcctttttttattttgaaatcgataaaagcatgataatatcagttattttatattcaattgaaggtcatatgcatagaaattgtaatatgcactgggcacacacaaccattcaaaagtgtaagaagggttgcgttcactgtaggtggattaagtcgggtttttattttgaaatcgataaaagcatgataatatcagttattttatattcaattgaaggtcatatgcatagaaattgtaatatgcactgggcacacacaaccattcaaaagtgtaagaagggttgcgttcactgtaggtggattaagtcgggtttttattttgaaatcgataaaagcatgataatatcagttattttatattcaattgaaggtcatatgcatagaaattgtaatatgcactgggcacacacaaccattcaaaagtgtaagaagggttgcgttcactgtaggtggattaagtcgggtttttattttgaaatcgataaaagcatgataatatcagttattttatattcaattgaaggtcatatgcatagaaattgtaatatgcactgggcacacacaaccattcaaaagtgtaagaagggttgcgttcactgtaggtggattaagtcgggtttttttatataatatcATCGTTGATATTatacctggcaggatcgccattgtGCAACTCCGCAAACGCGGTTCACAAGCGGAATCACCCAACCGGCTGCACCGGGAGCCACAACCTGCCTCGACGAGCACTGGATGCAGAAAAGGCCTCGGGCCAACGGTAGGTTGTATTATAAAGCCTCGCTCCGCGGTAATGCTCACTCACACATGTCTAGCTCTGCAGTAAAGCATACTTGCACATGGGTAACATAGTTGACCTGTGTGAGTGTGGTTACAGTCATCATTACCATCATCAATGCGGCGTTGTAATAGGGTGTATCTCACAATGCCTGATGTTTGTCTGTGGTCTCAAAGGTCATGGCTACGCGGACATTAGAGCAAGACTACTCTCCAGAATCGAAAACGAAGTAGTAGGGACACCCGTCACTCTTCAAACCCTGATCGACGACTATCAACGGCTCGTCAATCTTCAAGCGGACACTTCCATGATCGAGCGTCCATCATTCTCGAAATCAACGGTGCACGCACTTCAAGAAAAGAATGACAGAGGAATCCATCGTCAGAAACAGCCATCGAAGCCGGAAAGTAAAACTCCCCGCACCCCTTGTTGGCAATGTGGACAAATGCACTATGTTCGGGATTGTTCATTCGCAAATCACATGTGCAAAGAGTGCAAACGGGTTGGCCACAAAGAGGGTTATTGCAGCTGCTTTTCCAAGCAAAAATCAGTGAAACCGGAAGAGGAGAAAAAGTCATCATTCAAATCCAGCAAATCCACCAGAAAAGCAAAATCCGCGTATATGTTGTGAACCACATCGCTCAACATTCAAACAAGCGAAAGTACGTGCCCACATTCATTAATGGCGTAGCAACCAAGCTACAATTGGATACAGCGAGCGACATCACGGTGATCTCGAAACAAACGTGGAACTACTTGGGAAGACCTGCAATCAAGAAACCAACTATTCAAGCCATGAACGCATCAGGCAAGCCGCTCAAGCTCATGGGCGAATTCCAGTGCGAAATATGCATCAACGACAGAAGCACCCAAGGACGCTGTTTTGTAACATCTACTGCCAACCTCAACCTCATGGGCATCGACTGGATAGAATTGTTCGGACTATGGTCAATTCCCATCGACTCGGTCTGCAATCAAATCAAGATGAAGTCGCTCGATCAGCAAGTTCGTGAGTTCCGAGCAAAGCACTCAGAAGTATTCAGTAAATCTCTAGGACATTGTAAGAAGTTGAAGGTAAAACTCTATCTGAAATCAAATTCCAAACCAGTATTCTGTCCAAAACGACCGGTTCCATTCAACACTATACCATTGGTTGATGCCGAACTCACACGGCTACAATCATTGGGCATCATTCAGCCGGTCGATTTCTCTGAATGGGCTGCTCCTATCGTGGCGGTACGCAAACCAAACGGCCGAGTCCGCATCTGTGCGGACTACTCGACTGGACTCAATGAAGCGCTGGAAGCCAATCATTATCCGCTTCCAACTCCGGAGGAAATTTTCGCTCAACTCAACGGCAGCACCATCTTCAGTATCGTCGACCTTTCAGACGCATACCTGCAACTCGAGGTAGATGATGATTCCAAGAAGTTACTCACGATTAACACCCATCGTGGCTTGTTCCAGTTCAATCGCCTAGCACCAGGGGTAAAATCAGCGCCAGGAGCTTTCCAACGTCTGGTAGATGCAATGATTGCCAACATACCAGGAGTCCGTTCATTTATCGACGATGTTATCGTATTCTCAAAGGACATGGAGTCACATTTGGCATCACTCAACCAACTGTTCCAGCGGTTAAAGAAGTATGGGTTCCATGTCAAAGCTGAGAAATGTAGTTTTTTTCAATCACAACTCGGCTACTTGGGACACATCGTGGACAAGCAAGGCATCCATCCTGATCCCGAAAAGGTAAAAACAATCGCTACAATTCCACCACCAACCAACATCTCCGAGCTCCGGTCGTACCTGGGTGCAGTCAACTTTTATGGAAGATTCGTGCGCAACTTACAAGCATTGCGCCATCCGATGGACCAGCTCTTGAAGAAAGAAACAAAATGGCGGTGGACCCCAGAATGCCAGAGGGCTTTGACCAGTTCAAGACAATTCTCCAATCAAATTTACTTCTGACGCATTACGATCCCAAACTACCGATTATTGTGGCAGCAGACGCATCCAGCAGTGGAATTGGTGCAGTCATATTCCACCAATTCCTTATGGTGCCATGAAGGCCATACAGCACGCATCCAGAACACTTGCTCCAGCAGAATGCAACTATGGACAACCTGAAAAAGAAGCACTTGCGTTAGTTTATGCAGTAACCAAGTTCCATAAATATTTGCTCGGACGTCATTTCACGCTGCTGACTGACCACAAACCGCTACTGTCCATATTCGGTTCCAAAAAGGGCATTCCGTTGCATACAGCAAACAGATTACAACGTTGGGCCCTTACAATGATGAACTACGACTTCGAGATTAAACACGTATCCACGAACGACTTTGGTTGTGCAGATGTGCTATCCCGGCTGATCGATAAAACCATCCAACCAGAAGAAGAATATGTCATCGCAGCGCTCACCCTCGAGGAAGATTTGTCAAGCATTCTTTCCGATGCAACGGAAAACGTTCCCGTCTCATTTGCAGCATTGAAGGAAGCAACATCAACAAATGCCACGCTTCAAACTGTTATCAAGTACATTCGTGACGGATGGCCCGACTGCTCCAAGAATCTCCCCACTGCTGTTCAACCATATTACAACAGACGAGAATCACTCAGCATAATCGACGGTTGTGTAATGTTTGGCGATAGGGTCATTGTTCCTGAGATATTCCGACGAAGAATCCTGCGACAGTTCCACCGAGGTCATTCCGGAATGGTACGTATGAAAGCAATATCGAGGAGCTTCGTATACTGGCCCGGTATTGACAACGACATCGAGGACTACGTGAAACACTGCACACCATGCTCAAAAACAGCCAAAACTCCTACTAAAACAACATTAGAATCGTGGCCGATTCCTGCCAAACCCTGGTCAAGGATTCATATCGATTACGCAGGACCTGTAGATGGCGTATATTTTCTAATAATAGTCGATCCATACTGTAAGTGGCCTGAAGTACACTCAACGAGATCAACGACAACCAAAACCACCATCAAAATACTTAACCAAACCTTTGCAACATTCGGCATTCCGGAGCTAATCGTGTCCGACAATGGCACTCAATTTTCGAGCCATGAATTTCAAGCATTCTGTACAAATCAAGGCATTCGTCATATCCGCATCGCACCGTACCACCCACAATCAAACGGGTTAGCCGAAAGATTCGTGGATACCCTGAAGAGAAGTCTTCGCAAAATTCGGTCAGGAGGAGAAGCATTGGAAGAAGCACTCAGCACCTTTTTGCACGTATACCGTTCGACTCCATCCAGCGACTTGAATGGCAAAACTCCCGCTGAACTGATGTTTGGAAGACCGCTTCGTACCGTATTGTCATTGCTCAAACCTACCGAACGTAACACAGGCTCCATATCAAGAGACAGGAAGAAGCAGAACAATATATTCAACAAAAAGCACGGCGCAGTCCAAAGAGGGTTCCATCAAGGAGATACTGTCTACGTCAAGATTCATCGTTTGAACTCCTGGCAGTGGCAACCTGCAACCGTGATAGAGAAGATCGGCACTGTCAACTATAACGTGTTCCTGGAAAATCAACATCGTCTGATTCGTTCACATGTCAACCAAATGAAGGCTCGTGTTTCAGAAGAATCCCTGCAATTTCAACAAAATCCACTATCAATTTTCTATGACAATTTCGGGCTAtcaattccggaagaaattgaACTACATCAGCTTGAAGAGCAACCTCAGCTTGAAGAGCAACCTCAGCTTGAAGAACACCACCAGATTGGAGAACCACCAGAACCATCAGAAGATATTCCTGACGACTCCTATCTAACAGATGACTTGTCAGATAATGGAGATGAAACCGTTGAAGAAACCCAGAATGAATTAGCAGAAGCAGTACATCCTGTGACACCAATCATAGAAAGAGGACGACGAGTGATTCAACTACCAGCCCGGTTCAAGCCCTATTGGATGATGAAGCCGTAAGGGGGGAAATGTTGGATCGTAGTAATCAATGGATTATAATTTTTTATCTAAGTTACCTTTGCTCTACTATATAAAGAAAACCAATATGTCATTCTTATGCAGTATTGATTTGACTTCCAATAAAGATAGTTCTTTTTAAGAAAAGTCAAGTCCATTTTATTCTGGAAGTAATCCGGACATAACACTATCTAATCATCCAGCCAATTGCATCTTATAGTGCATATGTTGGCGCAATAATCAATCGGCCGTAGCGCTGTTACGTTGTTATGGGAGCTACATAGCAACACAAGTAACTTGTTAGGAAAAATAATTTCCACGCTCATTCCTACATTGAACACCGTACTGTTAAGAACGTTTTGCTCAATAAACTTTTAATCCGTTAAATAAAACCTGACTTCATTCAGAGTTCCGACTCGTCTCTCAAGAGGTTATGGGCACCACCGCGAAAGACGTGACCTGCAACATCCCGAGGAAGTGGAGCAGATTTCCAAAACTGGAGCTATCGAGTGAAGGTGTACCTCGAAGCGAAAGGCGTTGCGGATGTTTTGACCGGAGTGGCTCCGGTAGCAGCAGAAGATAAAGCCAAGTTCGAGGAGAAAGACCGGATTGCAAAAGCGTTGCTGGTGGGGTGTCTATCGGACGAGTGTCTCGAAATCGTTCGAGAGAAGACGACCACTGAGGATATGTGGGCCAGCTTAGAGACGACATATGCAAAGAAATCCGTGGCAAGCCAAACAATCATTCGGAAGCAGTTGGCTCGTTTAAGGATGAAGGAAGGCGCCGATATGAGGACACATCTGTTGGAATTTGATGGACTGGTAAGAAGATTGAAGACCGCTGGTGCGACGTTGGCTGCAAGTGATCTGGTATCGCAACTATTCTTAACGTTGCCAGACTCTTTTGACCCTCTAGTCACGGCCTTGGAGAATGTAGCGGAAGAAGAATTAAACTTGGATCTCGTCAAGCAACGTCTGTTGGCCGAAGAAAGCAAACGATCCGATCGGCAAGGTGATTCGGTTGAAGACAAGTCTGCAGCTTTACCAGTGACTCGAAGAAGAAGTTctcaaaattcttcggaaagtgCCATCGATGTGGTCGCCGGGGACATATGAAGAAAGATTGCCGTCAACGGGAAGCCAATTCAGCGAAGAAGAGTGCCGTGAGTTTCTTGGCTGATGCAAATGTTGCGGAGAAGAGGCCAGGACGCATCGTATTCAAGCTCGATTCCGGGTGCAGTGACCACTTGGTATGCGACAAGACCGTATTCACTAGTCTGAAAAATTTGTCAAATCCTGTGGAGATCAAGGTTGCCAAGGAAGGAGAAGCAATGATCGCTggtcaaattggtgaaattaaCGCAACAAGGGCGTACCGTTCAACATCAAAAACGTGCTTTACGTCCCTGAATTACGTGAAAATCTCATGTCGGTCAAGAAAATGACAAATGCAGGTATAGATGTGCTTTTTTCCGAGAACGTAGCAGTGTTGAAGAAGGACGGAATGCTGTTGGCTACTGGACACCTCCgtggaaatttgtatgaactCGATCTGTCGTTTCAAGAAGTCCAAGCAAACCATAGTGAGGTAGGAATTGGAATCTTGTGGCACCGTCGACTCGGGCATATTGGCCAACATGGATTGGACATCTTAGCCAGGAAAGGTATGCTGAAAGGCATGAATGAAAAATCAAGTAAGATCGATTTTTGTAACACCTGCGTACAAGCTAAGCAATGCCGAGAACCGTTTAATGGAACGAGAATTAGGGCCAACCGGCCGTTGGAGCGTATACACTCGGATGTATGCGGACCCATTGATCCACCAGCATGGGATGGTTCTCGATACTTTGTGAGTTTCATCGATGACTACACTCATTTCTCCATGATTTACTTGTTGAAGAGAAAGTCTGGCGTGTTcgagaaattcaaagaattcgaAGCGAGTGTTACGGCCATGTTCGGGAAGTCCATTTCAAGGATGACTGTGGATCAAGGAACGGAGTATTGTTCTGCAATTCAAATGGAGTACTACAAGCAAAAAGGGATCCAACTGGAGGCTACGGTTGCTTATAGTCCCCAACAAAATGGTGTAGCGGAGAGGTTCAACCGAACCTTGATTGAGAAAGTTCGCTCTGTGCTCATTCAATCGAAAGCGCCGAAGCGTTTGTGGTCAGAAGCAGCTCTGGCGTGCGTTTACTTGATGAACCGAAGTCCAACAAGCGCGCTGCCTTCTGTTGTCACTCCTGCTGAGATGTGGTTCGGTCGTACACCGAATCTGGAGAAAATTCGTGTGTTCGGCTGTACGAGTTTCGTTTGGATCCCGAAGCAGAAAAGACGTAAGTTAGATGCCACTAGTAAAGAAATGATAATGGTTGGATATGCTCCCAATGGATACCGTGTGTTGGATCCGGTGACTCGAAAAGTTACAATTGCTCGAGACGTCAAGTTCGATGAATCAAGCTTCCCCTACGATAAGATGAAGCAGGAAGATGATGTACCTTTGACTGTTCATCTTTCCCTCGAGCAAGAGGGGGAATACAACCAGCCAAGCATTGAAAACGAGAACGCCGTCGATGAATTAGTCCCCCAGGATGATCAAGCCCAAAATGAATCTGAAATCAGCCAAAATGAAGAGTCAATTGATGATGTCGATGAACCAGAAAATGCGCTCCCTTCGCCCACAGAAAGACACGAAATTCCCAGTGAATTGTTGTCGAGGCATAGCGGACGGGAGCGCAGGCTCCCCGGTAAGTTATACGATTACTTTATCGGTTATAGAGCTGTTTCTGGTGAATTGATATCCGCAGATGTACCCGATTCATATGATGAGCTAACCGAACGACCTGACCGGACCAAATGGATGGCAGCCATACGAGATGAAT
The Armigeres subalbatus isolate Guangzhou_Male unplaced genomic scaffold, GZ_Asu_2 Contig1366, whole genome shotgun sequence genome window above contains:
- the LOC134202704 gene encoding uncharacterized protein K02A2.6-like — encoded protein: MWTNALCSGLFIRKSHVQRVQTGWPQRGLLQLLFQAKISETGRGEKVIIQIQQIHQKSKIRVYVVNHIAQHSNKRKYVPTFINGVATKLQLDTASDITVISKQTWNYLGRPAIKKPTIQAMNASGKPLKLMGEFQCEICINDRSTQGRCFVTSTANLNLMGIDWIELFGLWSIPIDSVCNQIKMKSLDQQVREFRAKHSEVFSKSLGHCKKLKVKLYLKSNSKPVFCPKRPVPFNTIPLVDAELTRLQSLGIIQPVDFSEWAAPIVAVRKPNGRVRICADYSTGLNEALEANHYPLPTPEEIFAQLNGSTIFSIVDLSDAYLQLEVDDDSKKLLTINTHRGLFQFNRLAPGVKSAPGAFQRLVDAMIANIPGVRSFIDDVIVFSKDMESHLASLNQLFQRLKKYGFHVKAEKCSFFQSQLGYLGHIVDKQGIHPDPEKVKTIATIPPPTNISELRSYLGAVNFYGRFVRNLQALRHPMDQLLKKETKWRWTPECQRALTSSRQFSNQIYF